The following coding sequences are from one Eucalyptus grandis isolate ANBG69807.140 chromosome 11, ASM1654582v1, whole genome shotgun sequence window:
- the LOC104429542 gene encoding probable S-adenosylmethionine-dependent methyltransferase At5g38100, producing MVLTFITRLDGAPYSQVSANRSLYLLESCLVDMVKKGTISEERMDEFNLPMYYASPREMKEAVERNGRFSIKKMVELVEGLVEAYPLTGKMIASQMRAALVGLLKEKMQFGKEMLDELFDSFGWKHDESSIFELVRESSITFVLLERSTTN from the exons ATGGTGCTTACCTTTATCACCCGTCTTGACGGAGCTCCTTATTCTCAAGTTTCTGCCAACAGGTCTTTATATTTGTTGGAATCTTGCCTCGTGGACATGGTCAAGAAG GGTACTATAAGTGAAGAGAGAATGGACGAGTTTAACCTGCCGATGTATTATGCGTCCCCTCGAGAAATGAAAGAAGCAGTAGAAAGGAATGGGCGTTTCAGCATCAAGAAAATGGTGGAGCTAGTTGAAGGATTAGTGGAAGCCTATCCACTAACGGGGAAAATGATAGCTTCTCAAATGAGAGCGGCTCTGGTGGGACTCTTGAAGGAGAAAATGCAATTTGGGAAAGAGATGTTAGATGAGCTCTTTGACTCGTTTGGCTGGAAGCACGATGAGTCGTCTATCTTTGAGCTCGTGAGAGAAAGCAGCATCACGTTTGTTCTTCTCGAACGGAGCACTACCAACTAA